A genome region from Macaca nemestrina isolate mMacNem1 chromosome 20, mMacNem.hap1, whole genome shotgun sequence includes the following:
- the KRTDA gene encoding keratinocyte differentiation-associated protein isoform X2 yields the protein MKIPVLPAVVLLSLLVLHSAQGATLGGSEEESTIENYASRPEAFKADEFLNWHALFESIKRKLPFLNWDAFPKLKGLRSATPDAQ from the exons ATGAAGATCCCGGTCCTTCCTGCCGTggtgctcctctccctcctggtGCTCCATTCTGCCCAGGGAGCCACCCTGGGTGGTTCTGAG GAAGAAAGCACCATTGAGAATTATGCGTCACGACCCGAG GCTTTTAAGGCTGATGAGTTCCTGAACTGGCATGCCCTCTTTGAG tctATCAAAAGGAAACTTCCTTTCCTCAACTGGGATGCCTTTCCTAAG CTGAAAGGACTGAGGAGCGCAACTCCTGATGCCCAGTGA
- the KRTDA gene encoding keratinocyte differentiation-associated protein isoform X1, which yields MKIPVLPAVVLLSLLVLHSAQGATLGGSEEESTIENYASRPEAFNTPFLNIDKLRSAFKADEFLNWHALFESIKRKLPFLNWDAFPKLKGLRSATPDAQ from the exons ATGAAGATCCCGGTCCTTCCTGCCGTggtgctcctctccctcctggtGCTCCATTCTGCCCAGGGAGCCACCCTGGGTGGTTCTGAG GAAGAAAGCACCATTGAGAATTATGCGTCACGACCCGAG GCCTTTAACACCCCGTTCCTGAACATCGACAAGTTGCGATCT GCTTTTAAGGCTGATGAGTTCCTGAACTGGCATGCCCTCTTTGAG tctATCAAAAGGAAACTTCCTTTCCTCAACTGGGATGCCTTTCCTAAG CTGAAAGGACTGAGGAGCGCAACTCCTGATGCCCAGTGA